A region from the Flavobacteriales bacterium genome encodes:
- the porU gene encoding type IX secretion system sortase PorU, whose protein sequence is MIKYNVLAVFLFFLNIFSLYGQTKNVTVNVDWSGMKNYTFQSTSFNYFQPLSGAWKIEESIPYANKVFNTNSSQATFQITNFQTAELSLEEVKCLLKEVPQDFIFNTKVISSRKKNKLLVSVNAVRKNIQTGRFEKLVSYKGVMSTPPSPLFLLKNYALSSVLKSGSGDWYKIGLVKDGVYKLDYTFLKNLGIDIDNVSPNAINIYGNGAGMLPESNAAFRFDDLAKNSIYIEGEDDGSFDANDYVLFYAKGPHTWEQNGNSFVHSVHQYCDTSYYFINVNNSGGTPKRLSNISLSSLTPTHNITSFNDFAYVEDEKYNLGKSGREWFGDIYDVQTSYNYGFNFPNLISQDSVLIRTNTLISATSVAPYFTVGIGNNVQQLPNMLSPSGNGQYNPYARQKINTHFLKANSSEFSVNINFNKAGAPSAVGWLDFMEVNVMRSLSMASNQMEFRSLESVGTGNVTNFTISNAGNIEMLWEVTDPRNAGIVNYDLVGNQASFSVNTDSLRTFIAMDNSNFLTPDFYGKIEHQDLHALSYADMIIVTAPEFITASNELSAFHQSEGLSVHVVTTNQIFNEFSSGMRDATAIKSFLRMFYKRAGSNPNLIPKYCLLMGDGSYDNRNILVHNKNFIPTYESVETLSKTASYTTDDYFAILSDNGAMNNSDLLDVAIGRLPVKTLKEANDMVAKIKYYGTVNNTTSTVGHCANNTSSGVLSDWRNIAIQISDDGDNNHYFNDIETMYNKARLLHPEMNLSKIHADAYVETSTAGGERNYEAEKAFKQQVENGALLVNYIGHGGETGLGHERYLTVPTVLGWTNLARMPIFMTATCEFSRFDDHDRTSAGEYVVLNPNGGGIGLFTTTRLVYSTSNAALNSYFYDTVFDKVNNEAPRLGDIYMGTKNKYGSISGDVNYRKFALLGDPAVKLALPQYHIVTDSINGKSLNMTLDTITALSKVVIKGHVENHLGQKLENFNGVITTKIYDKVANLTTLGNSPDSSPANFSLWKNLVYRGKASVKNGAFVFSFIVPKDISFQYGNGRISYYAENGETDANGYTEQPIIGGINEHAADDNEPPVISLYMNNDKFVSGGVTDENPSLFAKVFDENGINTVGNGVGHNIEAILDKNTTNAIILNDFYETDLDTYKSGKITYPFENLEEGAHTLSLKVWDVYNNSQTEDIEFVVASNEELALDHILNYPNPFTTKTEFSFEHNQVCDYLDVQIQIYTISGKVVKTINQRAHTSGYRVDGIQWNGTDDYGDNIGKGVYVYKVKVVNEKGDKVEKFEKLVVLK, encoded by the coding sequence GTGCTTGTTGAAAGAAGTTCCACAAGATTTTATCTTTAATACAAAAGTGATTTCTTCACGAAAAAAGAACAAGCTTTTAGTAAGTGTTAATGCTGTTCGTAAGAATATTCAAACAGGAAGATTTGAAAAATTAGTGAGCTATAAAGGGGTAATGAGTACTCCACCATCTCCTCTATTTCTATTGAAAAATTATGCATTGAGTTCAGTGTTGAAATCTGGTAGTGGAGATTGGTATAAGATAGGTTTGGTAAAAGATGGAGTATATAAATTAGATTATACCTTTCTTAAAAATCTAGGGATAGATATCGATAATGTTTCACCCAATGCAATCAATATTTATGGAAATGGAGCAGGAATGCTTCCAGAAAGTAATGCTGCTTTTCGTTTTGATGACTTGGCAAAAAACTCTATTTATATAGAAGGAGAGGATGATGGAAGTTTCGATGCCAATGATTATGTTTTGTTTTATGCAAAAGGTCCACATACATGGGAACAGAATGGAAATAGCTTTGTTCATAGTGTACACCAATATTGTGATACTTCTTACTATTTTATTAATGTAAATAATTCGGGGGGTACTCCAAAACGTTTGAGTAATATATCGTTAAGTAGTTTAACTCCTACTCACAACATTACTTCTTTTAATGATTTTGCTTATGTAGAAGATGAAAAATATAATTTGGGAAAATCAGGAAGAGAATGGTTTGGTGATATTTATGATGTTCAAACTAGTTATAATTATGGTTTTAATTTTCCTAACCTCATTTCACAAGACTCTGTTCTGATTAGAACCAATACGTTAATCTCTGCTACAAGTGTGGCTCCTTATTTTACTGTTGGTATAGGAAACAATGTACAACAGTTACCTAACATGTTAAGTCCATCAGGAAATGGTCAGTATAACCCTTATGCAAGGCAAAAGATAAATACCCATTTTTTAAAGGCTAATTCTAGTGAGTTTTCAGTAAATATTAACTTTAATAAAGCGGGGGCTCCTTCAGCTGTAGGGTGGTTGGATTTTATGGAGGTTAATGTAATGAGGAGTTTATCCATGGCTAGTAACCAAATGGAGTTTCGTTCTTTAGAAAGTGTTGGAACAGGTAATGTGACCAACTTTACAATTAGTAATGCTGGAAATATTGAAATGCTGTGGGAGGTAACCGATCCTAGAAATGCAGGTATTGTGAATTATGATTTAGTTGGAAACCAAGCTAGTTTTAGTGTGAATACAGATTCTTTAAGAACTTTTATAGCAATGGACAATAGTAATTTTTTAACACCAGACTTTTATGGTAAAATTGAACATCAGGATTTACATGCTTTAAGTTATGCTGATATGATTATTGTAACAGCTCCTGAATTTATAACAGCTTCTAATGAGCTCTCAGCTTTTCATCAATCAGAAGGTCTGAGTGTTCATGTGGTCACAACCAATCAAATCTTCAATGAATTCTCCTCAGGAATGAGAGATGCAACAGCCATTAAATCATTTTTAAGAATGTTCTATAAACGAGCGGGAAGTAACCCTAACTTAATTCCAAAATATTGCTTGTTGATGGGGGATGGATCGTATGATAATCGAAATATTTTGGTACACAATAAAAACTTTATACCAACCTATGAATCTGTTGAAACATTATCTAAAACAGCTTCTTATACCACAGATGATTATTTTGCTATTCTTTCCGATAATGGAGCAATGAATAACAGCGATTTATTGGATGTAGCCATTGGAAGGTTGCCGGTTAAAACGCTTAAAGAAGCTAATGATATGGTAGCAAAAATAAAGTATTATGGGACGGTGAATAATACAACGTCAACTGTGGGACATTGTGCGAACAATACAAGTTCAGGAGTTTTGTCAGATTGGAGGAATATCGCTATTCAAATTAGTGATGATGGGGATAATAACCATTATTTTAATGATATAGAAACCATGTATAATAAGGCAAGGTTATTACATCCAGAAATGAATTTGTCTAAAATTCATGCCGACGCTTATGTCGAAACTTCAACTGCTGGTGGGGAGCGAAATTATGAAGCAGAAAAAGCTTTTAAACAACAGGTTGAGAATGGAGCTTTATTGGTGAACTATATAGGACATGGTGGAGAAACAGGTTTAGGGCATGAACGTTACCTAACAGTCCCTACTGTGTTGGGCTGGACCAATTTAGCTAGGATGCCTATTTTTATGACGGCTACCTGTGAGTTTAGCCGTTTTGATGATCACGATAGAACATCTGCGGGTGAATATGTTGTGTTAAACCCTAATGGCGGAGGGATAGGACTATTTACAACCACTCGATTGGTTTATTCCACGAGTAATGCTGCACTTAATAGTTATTTTTATGATACCGTATTTGATAAGGTAAATAATGAAGCTCCAAGGTTAGGAGATATTTATATGGGGACAAAAAATAAGTATGGAAGTATTTCGGGAGATGTTAATTACAGAAAATTTGCATTGCTAGGAGATCCAGCTGTAAAGTTGGCCTTACCTCAGTACCACATTGTCACAGATTCAATAAATGGGAAGTCTTTAAATATGACATTAGATACTATTACTGCATTAAGTAAAGTGGTGATTAAAGGGCACGTTGAAAATCATTTAGGGCAAAAATTGGAAAACTTTAATGGAGTGATTACCACAAAGATTTATGATAAAGTTGCGAACTTAACTACTTTAGGTAATAGTCCAGACTCTTCTCCTGCTAATTTCAGCCTTTGGAAAAACTTGGTGTATAGAGGTAAAGCTTCTGTTAAGAATGGAGCATTTGTATTTTCATTTATCGTTCCTAAAGATATCTCTTTTCAGTATGGGAATGGAAGAATTAGCTATTATGCAGAAAATGGAGAAACAGATGCTAATGGGTATACAGAACAACCTATAATAGGAGGAATTAATGAGCATGCTGCTGACGATAATGAGCCTCCTGTCATTTCTTTATATATGAATAATGATAAGTTTGTTTCAGGCGGTGTTACCGATGAAAACCCGTCACTTTTTGCTAAGGTTTTTGATGAGAATGGAATTAATACTGTTGGAAATGGAGTAGGACATAATATAGAAGCAATACTGGATAAGAATACCACCAATGCGATTATTCTAAATGACTTTTATGAAACAGACTTAGATACCTACAAAAGTGGGAAAATTACCTATCCATTTGAAAATCTAGAAGAAGGGGCACATACGCTTAGTTTAAAGGTTTGGGATGTTTACAATAATTCACAAACTGAAGATATAGAGTTTGTTGTAGCATCCAATGAAGAATTGGCATTAGATCATATTTTAAATTATCCTAATCCTTTTACTACCAAAACGGAGTTTTCATTTGAACATAATCAAGTGTGTGATTATTTAGATGTACAAATTCAAATTTATACCATCTCTGGGAAAGTTGTCAAAACAATCAATCAAAGAGCTCATACCAGTGGATATAGAGTAGATGGTATCCAATGGAATGGGACAGATGATTATGGTGATAATATTGGAAAAGGCGTGTATGTATATAAAGTAAAAGTGGTGAATGAAAAAGGAGATAAAGTCGAAAAGTTTGAGAAACTTGTTGTACTGAAATAA
- the fsa gene encoding fructose-6-phosphate aldolase: MKFFIDTANLEQIKEAEDLGILDGVTTNPSLMAKEGISGANNILQHYVNICNIVDGPVSAEVIATDFEGMVKEGENLAELHPNIVVKVPMTKEGIKAIKHFSKKGIKTNCTLIFSAGQALIAAKAGATYVSPFIGRLDDVSTNGIALIEQIRLIFDNYMFDTEILAASVRHPMHIIDCAEIGADVMTGPLSAILALVNHPLTDNGLAKFLADYKKVNG, encoded by the coding sequence ATGAAATTTTTTATTGACACTGCGAACCTTGAACAAATTAAAGAAGCTGAAGACTTAGGTATTTTAGATGGTGTTACAACGAATCCTTCTTTAATGGCAAAAGAGGGGATCTCTGGAGCTAATAATATTCTACAACATTATGTAAACATCTGTAATATAGTAGATGGTCCTGTTAGTGCTGAAGTTATTGCTACTGACTTTGAGGGGATGGTCAAAGAAGGAGAAAATTTAGCTGAGTTACACCCTAATATTGTCGTTAAAGTTCCGATGACTAAAGAAGGGATAAAAGCAATAAAACATTTCTCAAAAAAAGGGATAAAAACAAATTGTACATTGATCTTTTCAGCGGGGCAAGCTTTAATTGCAGCTAAAGCTGGAGCTACTTACGTCTCTCCTTTTATTGGAAGATTAGATGATGTTTCTACAAATGGAATTGCTTTAATTGAACAGATTAGATTGATTTTTGACAACTATATGTTTGACACAGAGATTTTAGCTGCATCAGTTCGTCACCCTATGCATATTATTGACTGTGCTGAAATAGGAGCAGATGTTATGACTGGACCTTTAAGTGCTATTTTAGCATTAGTAAACCACCCATTAACAGACAATGGTTTGGCTAAATTTTTAGCTGATTATAAAAAAGTTAACGGATAA
- a CDS encoding L-threonylcarbamoyladenylate synthase: MLIEFFSSKNIDQRKIEEIVLLLKKGEVIVVPTDTVYSFACDLNNKKALEKMARLKELKLNKANFSLICHDLSSLSDYTKPLDRSTYKILNKAFPGPYTFILDASNLVPKLFGNKKKEVGIRIPDNDITRTIANTLGNPLAVTSVHDDDEIVDYTTDPQAIEERFEKQVAAVIDAGYGNNVPSTIINCCNGNIEVIREGIGEIFF; encoded by the coding sequence ATGTTAATAGAGTTTTTTTCAAGTAAAAATATTGATCAAAGAAAAATTGAAGAAATTGTTTTACTCTTAAAAAAAGGGGAGGTAATTGTTGTACCAACAGATACTGTATATAGTTTTGCTTGTGACTTAAATAATAAAAAAGCACTTGAAAAAATGGCCCGATTAAAAGAGCTAAAATTAAACAAAGCTAACTTCTCTTTGATCTGTCATGACTTAAGTAGTTTATCTGATTATACCAAACCTCTTGACAGAAGCACTTATAAAATTCTTAATAAAGCTTTCCCTGGCCCTTATACATTTATACTAGATGCTAGTAATCTTGTACCCAAATTATTTGGAAATAAAAAGAAAGAAGTAGGGATTAGAATTCCTGACAATGATATTACACGTACAATAGCTAACACATTAGGGAACCCGCTTGCTGTAACTTCGGTACATGATGATGATGAGATTGTTGACTACACGACCGATCCACAAGCAATAGAAGAGCGTTTTGAAAAACAAGTAGCAGCTGTTATAGATGCTGGTTATGGAAATAATGTACCATCAACTATTATTAACTGTTGCAATGGAAATATTGAAGTTATTAGAGAAGGAATTGGAGAAATTTTCTTTTAA